A region from the Panicum hallii strain FIL2 chromosome 1, PHallii_v3.1, whole genome shotgun sequence genome encodes:
- the LOC112879105 gene encoding GDSL esterase/lipase At4g10955-like, protein MAVERDVFGISGPTYLKSVDWNCEHNRRSVAASLVQAVYVLERDRQLNRQSVEALAPPWWEFFHFELIRKLIDDADMSIFGAIFEFNPPSSEEVSAVNAPRFVVAFRGTITERDTISRDLSLDLHLVQNGLHRTSRFTIAMQAVQNVASVFPRSTIWLAGHSLGAGMAILTGRNMVKKGVLLESFLFNPPFVAAPIERIRDERVKHGFRIARSVITAGLTIAMKGKTEGNSQRSVAEESFSILSSWTPYLYINPGDHICSEYIGYFQHRKNMEDLGAGFIEKLATQNSIGDLFFKALGWESEPLHLLPSADLIVNVSPSPDFKYAHGISQWWQPELNLQCSKYRY, encoded by the exons ATGGCTGTGGAAAGAGATGTGTTTGGCATCTCAGGGCCGACATATCTGAAATCTGTTGATTG GAACTGCGAGCATAATCGGAGATCTGTGGCTGCAAGCTTAGTTCAGGCTGTATATGTATTGGAGAGAGACCGACAACTAAATCGCCAATCTGTTGAAGCCCTGGCTCCTCCTTGGTGGGAATTCTTCCATTTTGAGCTGATTCGCAAGCTTATTGATGATGCCGATATGTCCATATTTGGTGCAATATTTGAATTCAATCCTCCTTCAAGTGAAGAAGTTTCTGCTGTGAATGCTCCAAGATTTGTCGTTGCTTTCAGAGGCACCATAACAGAAAGGGATACCATCTCTAGGGATCTTTCCCTTGACCTCCACCTTGTACAAAATGGTCTCCATAGGACCTCAAGATTTACCATTGCAATGCAAGCTGTTCAAAACGTTGCCTCAGTTTTTCCCAGATccacaatttggctagcagggCACTCATTGGGTGCAGGTATGGCTATCCTTACTGGAAGAAACATGGTTAAGAAGGGTGTGCTTTTGGAAAGCTTTCTCTTCAATCCACCCTTTGTCGCTGCTCCAATTGAAAGGATCAGAGATGAAAGGGTTAAGCATGGTTTCCGCATTGCTAGAAGTGTAATTACTGCTGGATTAACTATTGCAATGAAAGGTAAAACCGAGGGGAACAGTCAGAGATCTGTTGCTGAAGAATCTTTCAGCATTCTGTCATCATGGACGCCGTATCTATACATTAACCCAGGAGACCATATCTGTTCAGAGTACATCGGGTACTTCCAACACCGGAAGAACATGGAGGATCTTGGTGCTGGTTTTATTGAGAAGCTTGCAACCCAGAATTCCATTGGAGATCTGTTCTTCAAGGCATTAGGGTGGGAATCAGAACCACTGCACCTTCTCCCATCTGCTGACTTGATCGTCAACGTGAGCCCTTCACCTGATTTCAAATATGCTCATGGCATCAGCCAATGGTGGCAGCCCGAGCTGAACTTGCAGTGCAGTAAATATCGGTACTAA